In Drosophila pseudoobscura strain MV-25-SWS-2005 chromosome 4, UCI_Dpse_MV25, whole genome shotgun sequence, the following proteins share a genomic window:
- the Ku80 gene encoding uncharacterized protein Ku80, producing MATNKECLVIVLDVRTCAAEDFKLKSVKCVAEILKDKIVCSSKDYVSFVLVGSAKNTDDCQNVIYFKEGSVQLCSWQLLLDLFTFVNETACEQGEWLDGIKVALDMQENALALKPARRRILLLFDFNSMPQSYENFNSITDELLNSGIELIVGSHNIAYIDNMESGEPQAIFNFSRKCTAEELENQKYALNLVPRCNATLCSFKETLQTVFRVTNRRPWTWNSTLCIGSKISINVQGMIAMKNQTPVKLNRVWAVSDEEVSRETHHFMKGAEVTPLPEDLMTGYMLGGTAVPYDDTLLEPKAPHPPGLHFFGFIKRDSVPDEYFSGDSLYVVAHQKGSTVSANKLDALVRALDSSNHAMLCWKIYSPKLNTPKMVILLPKLPDDSHPAMLYMLELSYTSQHHFWDFPSLRTTKSECSEEQLEAIDRLIDSTDLECSLSNTHQPRQWRQNDLLPFDSLPSIFEQNVMDVLERRVIKEGSLRDDDQQFKEMLKDKNFVDVFWSVPEALEEKSKQAASTVKKLFPLKHSRAWLEKLQAKEQAENALPIKDEPQDKEIPMPADGVGLVASAQDYTRILASIRSISNVTRRDAQFQTLAAQVRVVIFTLLERKKLNLEQLGELISLYRQSCLDFNAFLEYDKFTEELKKIVVAKRLQEFWTDIMDDKQLGPLVLGQPTLDDELNLKAYYTIDWQGVP from the exons ATGGCCACTAACAAG GAATGTCTGGTTATTGTGCTGGATGTACGGACCTGCGCTGCCGAGGATTTTAAACTGAAGTCGGTGAAGTGTGTGGCCGAAATACTCAAGGATAAGATTGTGTGCAGCAGTAAGGACTATGTCTCTTTTGTACTGGTAGGCAGCGCTAAAAACACGGACGACTGCCAAAATGTGATATACTTCAAGGAGGGGTCTGTACAGCTATGCAGCTGGCAACTGTTGCTGGACTTATTTACATTTGTAAATGAAACCGCCTGCGAGCAGGGCGAATGGCTGGACGGGATTAAGGTGGCCCTAGACATGCAGGAAAACGCCCTGGC GCTGAAGCCCGCCAGACGTCGCATACTGCTTCTGTTTGACTTCAATTCAATGCCACAGAGCTATGAGAATTTCAATTCAATCACCGACGAGCTGCTGAACTCTGGCATCGAATTAATTGTAGG CTCCCACAACATTGCTTACATAGACAACATGGAGAGCGGAGAACCCCAGGCTATATTCAATTTCTCGCGAAAGTGCACTGccgaggagctggagaaccAGAAGTATGCCCTGAATCTCGTCCCTCGCTGCAATGCCACGCTCTGCAGCTTCAAGGAGACTCTGCAAACGGTCTTCAGGGTGACCAACAGACGACCGTGGACGTGGAACTCCACGTTGTGTATCGGCAGCAAGATCAGCATCAATGTGCAGGGCATGATTGCCATGAAGAATCAAACGCCCGTCAAGCTGAATAGGGTCTGGGCCGTGTCCGATGAGGAAGTGTCGCGTGAGACGCACCATTTCATGAAGGGCGCCGAGGTGACGCCCCTGCCCGAAGACCTTATGACCGGCTACATGCTGGGCGGTACAGCCGTCCCTTATGATGATACGCTGCTCGAGCCGAAAGCGCCGCATCCGCCTGGTCTGCACTTCTTTGGATTCATCAAGCGGGACTCGGTGCCGGATGAGTACTTCTCTGGAGATTCGCTCTACGTGGTGGCCCACCAGAAGGGGAGTACAGTGTCGGCCAACAAACTGGATGCCCTGGTGAGGGCGCTGGACAGCAGCAACCATGCGATGCTCTGCTGGAAGATCTACAGCCCGAAGTTGAACACTCCTAAAATGGTGATTCTGCTGCCGAAACTGCCGGATGACAGCCATCCGGCCATGCTCTACATGCTGGAGCTCTCCTACACGTCGCAGCACCATTTCTGGGACTTTCCTTCACTGCGCACTACCAAGTCGGAGTGTAGCGAAGAGCAGCTGGAGGCCATCGACAGGCTGATCGACAGCACCGACCTTGAGTGCAGCCTCAGCAACACTCATCAGCCGCGCCAGTGGCGTCAGAATGATCTTCTGCCATTTGATAGCCTGCCAAGCATCTTTGAGCAGAATGTGATGGATGTGCTGGAGCGGAGGGTGATCAAGGAAGGATCGCTACGTGATGATGATCAGCAGTTCAAGGAAATGCTGAAGGACAAGAACTTTGTCGACGTCTTCTGGAGTGTCCCCGAGGCGCTGGAAGAGAAATCCAAGCAAGCAGCGTCCACCGTGAAGAAGCTTTTCCCACTGAAGCACAGCAGGGCCTGGCTGGAGAAGCTCCAGGCCAAGGAGCAGGCGGAGAATGCTCTCCCCATCAAGGACGAGCCCCAAGATAAGGAAATTCCCATGCCAGCGGACGGTGTGGGCTTGGTCGCATCCGCCCAAGACTACACGCGCATCCTGGCGAGTATCCGCTCCATCAGCAATGTCACCCGGAGGGATGCCCAGTTCCAGACGCTGGCCGCCCAAGTCCGTGTGGTTATCTTCACTCTTCTCGAGCGGAAGAAGCTCAACCTGGAGCAGCTGGGCGAGCTCATTTCGCTGTACAGGCAGAGCTGTCTCGACTTCAATGCGTTCCTGGAGTACGATAAGTTTACGGAGGAGCTGAAGAAGATCGTCGTGGCGAAGAGACTGCAGGAGTTCTGGACGGACATCATGGATGACAAGCAGCTTGGTCCCTTGGTGCTGGGCCAGCCCACACTAGACGATGAACTAAACCTTAAGGCTTATTACACCATCGATTGGCAGGGAGTTCCATGA